In Roseomonas fluvialis, one genomic interval encodes:
- the bchE gene encoding magnesium-protoporphyrin IX monomethyl ester anaerobic oxidative cyclase has product MRIVLIHPNYHSGGAEIAGNWPPSWVAYLSGFLKAAGYTDITFIDAMTNHLTHDQVRERLAELKPDLIGATAITPAIYEAESLLKLAKETCPQAVTVLGGIHGTFMYPQVLAEAPWIDVVVRGEGEQVLLDLVRCIDEGRWPTERASVKGIAFAAEDGTVVANAACPPIKEVDRIVADWGILDWSKYIYIPMNTKVAIPNLARGCPFTCSFCSQWKFWRDYRVRDPKKVVDEIEDLVRNHGVGFFILADEEPTIHKKKFVEFCEALIERNLPVLWGINTRVTDILRDEALLPLYRKAGLIHISLGTEAAAQLKLDRFNKETTVAQNKKAIQLLRQNGIVAEAQFIVGLENETVETLEETYRMALDWNPDMANWAMYTPWPFNDLFKELGDKVEVFDFSKYNFVTPIMKPDAIDRATLLDRTMHNYRRFYLRKALLGYPWIRDKVKRKYMLGCLWAFAKSGFQRTFYDLGKVGYWGPQSKKKVDFHFDESRTLTTEAARAPHNAMWKTMHRPKVKIPAANADVRACGGGDEQLTEAQMDAAAAPRERATLLGD; this is encoded by the coding sequence ATGCGCATCGTTCTCATTCATCCGAACTACCACTCCGGCGGCGCCGAGATCGCCGGGAACTGGCCGCCATCCTGGGTTGCCTACCTGTCCGGCTTCCTGAAGGCGGCGGGCTACACCGACATCACTTTCATCGACGCGATGACGAACCACCTGACGCATGACCAGGTGCGCGAACGTCTGGCCGAACTGAAGCCGGACCTGATCGGTGCCACCGCCATCACGCCTGCGATCTACGAGGCCGAGTCGCTGCTCAAGCTGGCGAAGGAGACCTGCCCGCAGGCGGTCACCGTGCTGGGCGGCATCCACGGCACCTTCATGTACCCTCAGGTGCTGGCCGAAGCGCCCTGGATCGACGTGGTGGTGCGCGGAGAGGGCGAGCAGGTGCTGCTCGACTTGGTGCGCTGCATCGACGAAGGCCGCTGGCCCACCGAACGCGCCAGCGTGAAGGGAATCGCCTTCGCCGCCGAGGATGGCACGGTCGTGGCGAACGCCGCCTGCCCGCCGATCAAGGAGGTGGACCGCATCGTCGCGGACTGGGGCATCCTCGACTGGTCGAAGTACATCTACATCCCGATGAATACGAAGGTCGCGATCCCGAACCTCGCGCGCGGCTGCCCCTTCACCTGTTCCTTCTGCAGCCAGTGGAAATTCTGGCGTGACTACCGCGTGCGCGACCCGAAGAAGGTGGTGGACGAGATCGAGGACCTGGTGCGCAACCACGGCGTCGGTTTCTTCATCCTGGCGGACGAGGAACCCACCATCCACAAGAAGAAGTTCGTGGAGTTCTGCGAGGCGCTGATCGAGCGCAACCTGCCGGTGCTCTGGGGCATCAACACGCGCGTCACCGACATCCTGCGCGACGAGGCGCTGCTGCCGCTCTATCGCAAGGCCGGGCTGATCCACATCTCGCTGGGCACGGAAGCGGCGGCGCAGCTGAAGCTCGACCGGTTCAACAAGGAGACCACGGTCGCGCAGAACAAGAAGGCCATCCAGCTGCTGCGCCAGAACGGCATCGTCGCCGAGGCGCAGTTCATTGTCGGCCTCGAGAACGAGACGGTCGAGACGCTGGAAGAGACCTATCGCATGGCACTCGACTGGAACCCCGACATGGCGAACTGGGCGATGTACACGCCCTGGCCGTTCAACGACCTGTTCAAGGAGCTGGGCGACAAGGTCGAGGTGTTCGACTTCTCGAAGTACAATTTCGTCACGCCGATCATGAAGCCAGACGCGATCGACCGCGCCACGCTGCTCGACCGGACCATGCACAACTACCGGCGCTTCTACCTGCGCAAGGCGCTGCTCGGCTACCCGTGGATCCGGGACAAGGTGAAGCGGAAGTACATGCTCGGCTGCCTGTGGGCCTTTGCGAAGTCCGGCTTCCAGCGGACGTTCTACGACCTCGGCAAGGTCGGCTACTGGGGGCCGCAGTCGAAGAAGAAGGTGGATTTCCACTTCGACGAATCGCGCACGCTGACAACCGAGGCCGCGCGCGCGCCGCACAACGCGATGTGGAAGACAATGCATCGCCCGAAGGTGAAGATCCCGGCGGCGAATGCGGATGTTCGCGCCTGCGGTGGCGGCGATGAACAACTGACCGAGGCGCAAATGGATGCCGCCGCGGCGCCGCGCGAAAGGGCGACGCTGCTGGGGGATTGA
- the bchJ gene encoding bacteriochlorophyll 4-vinyl reductase: protein MAHVAARIGPNAVTRLAEALDALRGHADTLAVFARAGLSHRLHEPPERMVDEAEVVALHGALRGLVPRDQAAAIAADAGRRTADYLIAHRIPRVMRAVLPRLPARWAARILLMAIGRHAWTFAGSGHFSVLRGRAVRFSIAGGPLARGGRAAAPVCDYYAATFQGLFRVLVHPATQVVETACEACGAPACIFEARW, encoded by the coding sequence ATGGCGCATGTCGCAGCGCGCATCGGCCCGAACGCTGTCACGCGCCTCGCCGAGGCGCTGGACGCGCTGCGCGGCCACGCCGACACGCTCGCGGTCTTCGCCCGGGCCGGCCTCTCGCACAGGCTGCACGAGCCGCCCGAGCGCATGGTGGACGAAGCCGAAGTCGTCGCGCTGCACGGCGCCCTGCGCGGCCTGGTGCCGCGCGACCAGGCAGCGGCAATCGCCGCCGATGCCGGGCGGCGCACCGCGGACTACCTGATCGCGCATCGCATACCGCGGGTGATGCGCGCCGTGCTGCCGCGCCTGCCGGCTCGATGGGCGGCGCGCATCCTTCTGATGGCTATCGGGCGCCACGCCTGGACCTTTGCCGGCAGCGGGCACTTTTCCGTGCTGCGGGGCCGCGCAGTGCGCTTCAGCATCGCCGGCGGGCCGCTCGCGCGTGGAGGGCGCGCTGCAGCGCCCGTCTGCGACTACTACGCTGCGACCTTCCAGGGCCTGTTCCGTGTGCTGGTGCACCCGGCGACGCAGGTGGTCGAGACCGCCTGCGAGGCTTGCGGCGCGCCCGCCTGCATCTTCGAGGCGCGTTGGTAG
- a CDS encoding DUF2189 domain-containing protein: MARALTSTAPLAHATPELRRIGLADLRDALSRGFDDFLAAPTQLVFLGLLYPVIGFVAARAAWGGPLLPLLYPLLAGLSLMGPLMAIGLYEISRRREQGHAVSWLDAFAVLRSPAIVSIVLLGLMLLGIFLLWLVAAQVIYGSTVGAVPHATPGALLHDVIDTQAGWRMLLIGNLVGGGFAVLVLVLTVVSFPMILDRQVGPGVAIRTSVRAVILNPMAMALWGVVVAAGLVIGTVPLFIGLAVVVPVLGHATWHLYRKVVVA; the protein is encoded by the coding sequence ATGGCTCGAGCCTTGACGTCGACGGCGCCGCTGGCGCACGCCACACCCGAATTGCGCCGCATCGGCCTCGCCGACCTGCGGGACGCGCTTTCGCGCGGGTTCGATGATTTTCTCGCCGCACCGACGCAGTTGGTCTTCCTGGGGCTGCTCTATCCCGTCATCGGCTTCGTGGCGGCGCGCGCCGCCTGGGGCGGGCCGCTCCTGCCCTTGCTTTATCCGCTCCTCGCGGGGCTTTCGCTGATGGGTCCGCTGATGGCGATCGGCCTGTACGAGATCAGCCGCCGCCGCGAACAGGGGCACGCCGTGTCGTGGCTGGACGCATTCGCCGTGCTGCGGTCCCCGGCCATCGTATCGATCGTCCTGCTGGGCCTGATGCTGCTCGGCATCTTCCTGCTTTGGCTAGTGGCCGCGCAGGTGATCTACGGCAGCACGGTCGGTGCGGTGCCGCATGCGACGCCGGGCGCCCTGTTGCACGACGTCATCGACACGCAGGCAGGCTGGCGCATGCTGCTGATCGGCAACCTGGTGGGCGGCGGCTTCGCGGTGCTGGTCCTGGTGCTGACCGTGGTGTCCTTCCCCATGATTCTCGACCGCCAGGTCGGCCCGGGTGTCGCCATCCGCACCTCGGTCCGTGCGGTCATACTCAATCCGATGGCGATGGCGCTGTGGGGGGTGGTGGTCGCGGCGGGGCTCGTCATCGGAACCGTCCCGCTGTTCATCGGCCTCGCGGTGGTGGTGCCGGTGCTCGGCCATGCCACCTGGCACCTGTACCGCAAGGTGGTGGTGGCCTGA